A genomic region of Christiangramia sp. OXR-203 contains the following coding sequences:
- the rplT gene encoding 50S ribosomal protein L20, whose product MPRSVNSVAKRARRKKVLKQAKGYFGRRKNVWTVAKNAVDKAMLYAYRDRKAKKRNFRSLWIMRINAAARQEGLSYSQFMGKIKTSEIGLNRKVLADLAMNHPEAFKAIVEKVK is encoded by the coding sequence ATGCCAAGATCAGTAAACTCAGTTGCCAAAAGGGCACGTAGAAAAAAAGTTTTAAAGCAAGCTAAAGGATATTTCGGACGTCGTAAAAACGTTTGGACCGTTGCTAAAAATGCGGTTGATAAAGCGATGCTTTATGCATATAGAGACCGTAAAGCTAAGAAACGTAATTTCCGTTCTTTATGGATTATGCGTATTAACGCTGCAGCCAGACAGGAAGGATTATCTTATTCTCAATTTATGGGGAAAATCAAAACCAGTGAAATTGGATTGAACCGTAAGGTTCTTGCCGATTTGGCGATGAATCACCCAGAGGCTTTCAAAGCGATTGTAGAAAAAGTAAAATAA
- a CDS encoding secondary thiamine-phosphate synthase enzyme YjbQ — protein sequence MEIYQTEMRLKPRKRGFHLITDEILNHCSEIEDFKFGFLQIFIKHTSAGLTINENADPTVREDFRSHFDKMVPENQDYYKHTTEGSDDMPAHIKSSLTGPSLQIPITNGSLNMGTWQGIYLCEHRNSGGSRKLVLTIYGEEEDI from the coding sequence ATGGAAATTTATCAGACTGAAATGCGCTTAAAACCACGCAAACGTGGTTTCCACTTAATTACCGATGAAATTTTAAATCATTGTTCAGAAATAGAAGACTTTAAATTCGGATTCTTGCAGATCTTTATCAAACATACCTCTGCTGGATTAACGATTAATGAGAATGCAGATCCAACTGTAAGAGAAGATTTCCGTAGTCATTTTGACAAAATGGTACCGGAAAATCAGGACTATTACAAACATACTACAGAGGGAAGTGACGATATGCCGGCGCATATCAAATCTTCACTTACCGGGCCTTCTTTGCAAATTCCTATTACTAATGGTAGTTTGAACATGGGAACCTGGCAGGGCATATATTTGTGTGAACATAGAAACTCTGGAGGATCGAGAAAACTTGTGCTAACAATCTATGGAGAGGAGGAGGATATCTAG
- a CDS encoding asparagine synthetase B — MIATFHFNDFKLKNFSKIGHLKNIIKSKVLQTTLLFLFLLITSSTANASKVLIPMDASTQNDHLKAYGMVYFSLKKSFKVNWLLNYRGGSFLVSDHPDLRKECKIRGVSFEIISDQKAESILQEISSPSQNMESVPLEKAPKIAVYSPQGNKPWDDAVTMALSYAEIPYTTIYDREVLADGLLLYDWLHLHHEDFTGQYGKFYRSFKTTPWYIEDKRQAESLARELGYEKVSEEKLAVARRISEYVKGGGFMFAMCSATDSFDIALAADGVDIAEAMFDGDPSEPAYQSKLNYDLSFAFTNFILERSPLVYEFSNIDMTSKRQMIEKESDYFTLMDYSAKWDVVPTMLTQNHTRLVKGFMGQTTSYDPETIKPGVLIMGESKLNGEARYIHGVKGKGFFTFYGGHDPEDYQHRVGDPKTELQLHPNSAGYRLILNNVLFPAAKKKEQKT, encoded by the coding sequence ATGATAGCGACGTTCCATTTTAATGATTTTAAACTGAAGAATTTCAGCAAGATAGGACATTTAAAAAATATCATAAAAAGCAAAGTACTTCAAACTACTTTGCTTTTTTTGTTTCTGTTGATCACCAGTTCTACTGCAAATGCCTCTAAAGTACTTATTCCAATGGATGCGAGTACGCAAAATGATCATTTGAAGGCTTACGGAATGGTGTATTTTTCTCTTAAGAAAAGTTTCAAGGTGAACTGGCTGCTGAATTACAGGGGAGGTTCGTTCCTGGTTTCAGATCATCCAGATCTTCGGAAAGAATGTAAGATTCGTGGTGTGTCTTTCGAGATCATCAGTGATCAAAAAGCTGAAAGTATCCTACAAGAAATAAGCAGTCCTTCCCAGAATATGGAATCAGTTCCGCTCGAGAAGGCACCTAAAATTGCAGTTTATAGTCCGCAGGGAAATAAACCCTGGGATGATGCCGTTACTATGGCACTTAGTTATGCTGAAATACCATATACTACCATCTACGATCGGGAAGTTCTGGCAGATGGCCTGCTCTTGTACGACTGGCTTCACCTGCATCATGAAGATTTCACCGGACAATATGGGAAGTTTTATCGCAGTTTTAAAACTACTCCATGGTATATAGAAGACAAGAGGCAAGCTGAAAGTCTGGCAAGAGAGCTGGGTTATGAAAAAGTATCAGAAGAGAAACTTGCGGTGGCCAGGAGAATAAGTGAATATGTAAAAGGTGGAGGTTTTATGTTTGCCATGTGTAGTGCCACAGATAGTTTCGATATCGCTTTGGCGGCAGATGGGGTAGATATCGCAGAAGCAATGTTTGATGGTGATCCAAGTGAACCGGCTTACCAATCTAAATTAAATTATGATCTCAGCTTTGCGTTTACCAATTTTATTTTGGAGAGAAGCCCGTTGGTTTATGAATTCTCTAATATTGATATGACTTCGAAACGGCAAATGATCGAAAAGGAAAGTGATTATTTTACTTTGATGGACTATTCGGCGAAATGGGATGTGGTGCCTACCATGCTTACACAAAATCATACCCGACTGGTAAAAGGTTTTATGGGACAAACAACAAGTTACGATCCGGAAACGATAAAACCTGGGGTTTTAATAATGGGCGAATCCAAACTGAATGGTGAAGCCAGATACATCCATGGGGTGAAAGGCAAGGGATTTTTCACCTTTTATGGAGGACATGATCCTGAAGATTATCAGCACAGGGTAGGGGATCCAAAAACCGAACTACAGTTGCATCCAAATTCGGCAGGATACCGGCTTATTCTTAATAATGTGCTATTTCCGGCAGCTAAGAAAAAGGAACAGAAAACTTAA
- the dnaB gene encoding replicative DNA helicase — protein MEKISSPQNISYKKTNVVSLEKGKVPPQAVDLEEVVLGAMMIDKKGVDEIIDILVPDAFYKNSHKLIYDAIKKLFDASEAIDLLTVSNQLKKDKVFDKVGGDYYLIQLTQKVSSSAHIEFHARIILQKYIQRSLIKISNEIIEEAFDEGSDVFDLLDSAESKLYEVTQGNIKRSTETAQSLVIQAKKKIQEISNKEGLSGVPSGFDKLDDLTSGWQPSDLIIVAARPGMGKTALTLSMARNIAVDQGFPVAFFSLEMSSVQLITRLISSETGLSSEKLRTGKLEQHEWEQLNVKVKDLEKAPLFIDDTPSLSIFDLRAKARRLASQHGIRLIVIDYLQLMTAGGGQKGGNREQEISMISRNLKALAKELNVPVIALSQLSRAVETRGGSKRPLLSDLRESGAIEQDADIVSFIYRPEYYKIEEWDDEERTPTQGQGEFIVAKHRNGGLENIRLKFIGELGKFDNLEDFSFPSEIPSSMNSGDGDDFGNFNLPNPSADEAFGSSMNSEDDDSDVPF, from the coding sequence ATGGAAAAAATAAGCTCCCCCCAGAACATATCCTATAAAAAAACAAATGTGGTAAGCCTTGAAAAAGGTAAAGTTCCGCCTCAAGCTGTTGATTTAGAAGAGGTTGTGCTTGGTGCAATGATGATCGACAAAAAAGGAGTTGATGAGATCATTGATATTTTGGTACCGGATGCCTTTTACAAGAATTCCCATAAGTTGATCTATGATGCCATTAAAAAACTGTTCGATGCCTCTGAAGCGATTGACTTATTAACCGTTTCTAACCAACTTAAGAAAGATAAGGTGTTTGATAAGGTTGGAGGAGACTATTATCTTATTCAGCTTACTCAAAAGGTGTCCAGTAGTGCGCATATTGAGTTTCACGCGCGTATTATTTTACAGAAGTATATTCAGAGATCATTAATTAAGATCTCCAACGAAATAATTGAAGAAGCATTTGATGAAGGTTCAGATGTATTCGATCTTCTGGATTCAGCAGAATCCAAACTTTATGAAGTAACCCAGGGGAATATCAAGAGATCCACCGAAACTGCACAATCTTTGGTGATCCAGGCAAAGAAGAAGATCCAGGAGATTTCCAACAAAGAAGGTCTTAGTGGAGTTCCTTCAGGATTCGATAAACTTGATGATCTTACTTCAGGATGGCAACCTTCAGATTTAATTATCGTTGCCGCCCGTCCAGGTATGGGTAAAACGGCGCTTACGTTGTCTATGGCCCGGAATATTGCGGTAGATCAGGGTTTTCCGGTAGCATTCTTTTCTTTAGAGATGTCTTCAGTACAGTTGATCACTCGTTTGATCTCTTCTGAAACCGGACTCTCTTCAGAAAAACTCAGAACCGGTAAACTGGAGCAGCACGAATGGGAGCAATTGAATGTAAAGGTGAAAGATCTCGAAAAGGCACCGTTATTTATTGATGATACTCCGTCACTTTCTATTTTTGATCTACGTGCAAAAGCCAGACGTCTTGCCTCCCAGCATGGGATAAGGCTTATTGTTATAGATTATTTGCAATTAATGACAGCTGGTGGTGGGCAGAAAGGTGGAAACCGTGAACAGGAGATTTCCATGATTTCCAGAAACCTGAAAGCTCTTGCCAAAGAACTTAATGTTCCGGTAATCGCCCTTTCACAGCTTTCCCGTGCGGTTGAAACACGTGGTGGAAGTAAACGACCACTATTATCCGACCTTAGGGAATCTGGAGCGATCGAGCAGGATGCAGATATTGTGTCCTTTATTTATCGTCCGGAATATTATAAGATCGAGGAATGGGATGATGAAGAAAGAACTCCTACGCAGGGGCAGGGTGAATTTATTGTAGCAAAGCACCGTAATGGTGGTCTGGAAAATATTCGCTTAAAGTTTATTGGAGAACTCGGTAAATTCGATAATTTAGAAGACTTTAGTTTCCCTTCTGAAATTCCCTCAAGTATGAATAGTGGAGATGGGGATGACTTCGGAAATTTCAATTTACCAAATCCTAGTGCAGATGAAGCATTTGGAAGCTCAATGAATAGTGAGGATGATGATAGCGACGTTCCATTTTAA
- a CDS encoding acetyl-CoA carboxylase carboxyltransferase subunit alpha — MEYLEFEQPIKELEEQYAKACNIGQESDVDVTATCKQIEKKLAETKKQIYKNLTPWQRVQLSRHPNRPYTLDYINAICGDTFLELHGDRNVKDDKAMIGGLGKIDDQSFMFIGQQKGYNTKTRQYRNFGMANPEGYRKALRLMKSAEKFGVPVVCLVDTPGAYPGLEAEERGQGEAIARNILEMTRLKVPIIVVIIGEGASGGALGIGVGDKVLMLENTWYSVISPESCSSILWRSWEYKEIAADALKLTSIDMKKQKLIDEIVKEPLGGAHSNREELFNTVKSSITKAYSEFRNLSPDQLVENRMDKYLDMGVFKG; from the coding sequence ATGGAGTATTTAGAATTTGAACAACCTATCAAGGAGCTGGAGGAACAATATGCCAAAGCCTGCAATATTGGACAGGAAAGTGATGTAGATGTTACGGCAACCTGCAAGCAAATTGAGAAGAAACTTGCTGAAACCAAGAAACAAATCTATAAGAATCTTACTCCCTGGCAGAGAGTACAACTTTCCAGGCATCCTAACAGACCCTATACCTTAGATTATATAAATGCTATTTGTGGAGATACTTTTCTTGAATTGCACGGTGACCGTAATGTGAAGGATGATAAAGCAATGATTGGTGGTCTTGGAAAGATCGATGATCAAAGTTTTATGTTCATTGGTCAGCAGAAAGGTTATAATACCAAAACAAGACAGTACCGTAATTTCGGGATGGCCAATCCTGAAGGGTATAGAAAAGCGCTTCGTTTAATGAAGTCTGCTGAAAAGTTTGGTGTTCCAGTAGTATGCTTGGTGGATACTCCTGGAGCATATCCTGGTCTTGAAGCTGAAGAGCGCGGACAGGGTGAAGCGATCGCGAGAAATATTCTTGAAATGACAAGACTAAAGGTGCCAATTATCGTAGTTATTATTGGTGAAGGTGCCAGTGGTGGAGCTTTAGGAATAGGTGTTGGAGATAAAGTACTGATGCTGGAAAATACCTGGTATTCTGTGATTTCTCCGGAAAGCTGTTCGTCAATTCTATGGAGAAGCTGGGAATACAAGGAAATTGCCGCAGATGCCTTGAAACTGACTTCTATAGATATGAAAAAGCAGAAGCTCATCGATGAGATCGTGAAAGAACCTTTAGGAGGTGCTCATAGCAATCGTGAAGAGCTCTTTAATACGGTAAAATCTTCAATTACCAAAGCATATTCTGAATTCAGAAACTTATCACCAGACCAACTGGTAGAAAATAGAATGGATAAATATTTAGACATGGGAGTGTTTAAAGGCTAA
- a CDS encoding LptF/LptG family permease — protein MKILDWYILKRYLGTFSMMLLLFIPIGITVNLAEKIDKILDNEVPFIEVAYYYLDFTIYFANLLFPIFLFLSVIWFTSKLAMNTEIVAFLSSGVSFYRFLRPYLIGATIVCIGALILSMYLAPQASKGFNEFKYRYLKHGQETRETNDVYRQINDNEFIYANHFSPSSNSARNFTLEHFEDNELKFKISASSLRYNPEDSTYRLTMADKRIVGARGDSIFNYRTLDTILPFEFDELTPESYIAETLNYTELKEFITKEKRRGSGNISRYEVVAYKRWSIPISAFILTIIAVAVSSFKRRGGMGVNLAVGICLAFIFIFFDKVFGTMAEQSTFSPLIAVWLPNIVFGILAIVLLIRAKR, from the coding sequence TTGAAAATTCTCGATTGGTATATACTTAAAAGATATCTGGGAACCTTCAGTATGATGCTGTTGTTGTTTATTCCAATTGGTATCACTGTAAACCTTGCTGAAAAGATCGACAAGATTCTGGATAATGAAGTGCCCTTTATTGAAGTTGCCTATTACTATCTGGACTTTACCATCTATTTTGCAAATCTCTTATTTCCTATATTTCTATTCTTATCGGTCATCTGGTTCACCTCGAAACTGGCCATGAATACCGAGATCGTTGCGTTTTTGAGTAGCGGTGTTTCCTTTTATAGATTTCTGAGGCCTTATTTGATAGGGGCAACCATTGTTTGTATTGGTGCATTGATTCTTTCCATGTATCTCGCACCTCAAGCGAGTAAAGGTTTTAATGAGTTTAAATACAGGTATTTAAAACACGGGCAGGAAACCAGGGAAACCAATGATGTCTACCGGCAGATCAATGATAACGAGTTCATCTACGCGAATCACTTTTCCCCAAGTTCAAATTCTGCACGTAACTTTACGCTGGAACACTTTGAGGATAATGAGTTGAAATTTAAGATAAGCGCTTCAAGTTTACGCTATAATCCAGAGGACAGTACGTACAGGCTTACTATGGCTGACAAACGTATTGTGGGTGCCAGAGGCGATAGTATTTTTAACTATAGAACCCTGGATACGATTCTGCCATTCGAATTCGATGAACTTACACCTGAATCTTATATCGCTGAAACATTAAATTATACCGAACTAAAGGAGTTCATCACCAAGGAAAAGAGAAGAGGTTCGGGGAATATAAGCAGGTATGAAGTAGTGGCTTATAAACGTTGGAGTATTCCTATTTCAGCTTTTATTCTAACAATAATTGCCGTTGCAGTTTCTTCATTCAAGAGAAGAGGAGGAATGGGAGTGAATCTTGCGGTAGGAATATGCCTGGCCTTTATTTTTATCTTTTTCGACAAGGTTTTTGGAACCATGGCAGAGCAGTCGACGTTCTCGCCCTTGATAGCTGTATGGTTACCTAATATAGTATTTGGGATACTGGCCATCGTGCTTCTTATTCGCGCGAAGCGTTAA
- the tgt gene encoding tRNA guanosine(34) transglycosylase Tgt, giving the protein MKFELLSTDAGSKARAGSITTDHGKIETPIFMPVGTVATVKGVHQRELKEDINPDIILGNTYHLYLRPQTEILRKAGGLHKFMNWDRNILTDSGGYQVYSLSARRKIKEEGVKFKSHIDGSYHTFTPENVMEIQRTIGADIIMAFDECTPYPCDYNYAKRSMHMTHRWLDRCINHLEKTPEIYDYKQTLFPIVQGSTYKDLRKQSAEYIANAGAEGNAIGGLSVGEPADEMYAMTEVVTAILPEDKPRYLMGVGTPINILENIALGVDMFDCVMPTRNGRNGMLFTSHGTINIKNKKWADDFSPIDPEGVSFVDSEYSKAYVRHLFTVNEMLGRQIASIHNLSFYLWLTREARKHILAGDFTQWKDKMVKQMDKRL; this is encoded by the coding sequence ATGAAATTTGAACTTTTATCTACCGATGCCGGTAGTAAAGCACGTGCCGGAAGTATTACCACAGATCATGGCAAGATCGAAACACCAATTTTTATGCCGGTTGGAACGGTAGCTACCGTTAAAGGCGTACATCAACGTGAATTGAAGGAAGATATTAATCCAGATATAATACTGGGAAATACCTACCATTTATACCTTAGACCACAAACTGAAATTCTGAGGAAAGCTGGTGGACTTCATAAGTTCATGAATTGGGACCGAAATATCCTTACAGATAGTGGTGGTTACCAGGTTTATTCACTTTCAGCAAGAAGAAAGATCAAGGAAGAAGGTGTGAAGTTCAAATCTCATATAGATGGTTCTTATCATACGTTTACTCCGGAAAATGTAATGGAAATTCAGCGTACCATTGGAGCCGATATTATTATGGCTTTTGATGAATGTACTCCATATCCATGTGATTATAATTATGCAAAGAGATCTATGCATATGACGCATCGCTGGCTGGACAGGTGTATCAATCACCTTGAGAAAACGCCTGAAATTTACGATTATAAGCAAACACTTTTCCCAATCGTACAGGGGAGCACCTACAAAGATCTTCGGAAGCAATCTGCGGAATATATCGCAAATGCCGGAGCTGAAGGAAATGCTATTGGAGGATTATCTGTAGGAGAACCGGCAGATGAAATGTATGCAATGACTGAAGTGGTTACTGCAATACTACCGGAAGACAAGCCACGTTATCTAATGGGAGTGGGAACACCAATTAATATTCTTGAAAATATTGCTCTTGGAGTAGATATGTTCGATTGCGTGATGCCAACAAGGAATGGACGAAACGGTATGTTATTTACATCCCACGGAACCATTAATATCAAGAACAAAAAATGGGCAGATGACTTTTCACCAATAGATCCTGAGGGTGTTAGCTTTGTAGATTCAGAGTATTCTAAAGCCTATGTTCGACATCTATTTACAGTAAATGAAATGCTTGGCAGGCAAATTGCAAGTATTCATAATCTTAGTTTCTACCTGTGGTTGACGAGAGAAGCCAGAAAGCATATATTAGCCGGAGATTTCACGCAGTGGAAAGATAAGATGGTAAAACAAATGGATAAACGATTATAA
- a CDS encoding transketolase, with product MPNINELQDFVTQVRRDILRQVHKVNSGHPGGSLGCAEFFTALYQEVMDHNTSFNMDGKGEDLFFLSNGHISPVFYSVLARSGYFPVEELSTFRLIDSRLQGHPTTHEGLPGVRIASGSLGQGMSVALGAAQAKKLNNDDHIVYTLHGDGELQEGQNWEAIMYAAGNKVDNLISTVDLNGQQIDGSTEKVLPLGNLGAKFEAFGWDVMEIEDGNNLQQVIDGLKEAKNRTGKGKPVCILMNTVMGNGVDFMMHTHAWHGKAPNDEQLEKGLSQNPETLGDY from the coding sequence ATGCCAAACATCAACGAATTACAAGATTTTGTCACTCAGGTTCGCCGCGATATTCTGCGACAGGTGCATAAAGTAAACTCTGGTCACCCTGGAGGTTCTTTAGGCTGCGCTGAATTTTTTACGGCTCTTTACCAGGAAGTTATGGATCACAACACCAGCTTCAACATGGATGGTAAAGGAGAAGACCTGTTCTTTCTTTCCAATGGTCATATCTCCCCGGTTTTTTACAGCGTTCTAGCCAGAAGTGGTTATTTCCCGGTAGAAGAACTCAGTACTTTTAGATTAATTGATTCAAGATTACAGGGACATCCAACAACTCATGAGGGATTGCCTGGAGTTAGAATCGCTTCAGGATCTCTGGGACAGGGAATGAGCGTTGCTCTTGGTGCTGCTCAGGCCAAGAAACTTAATAATGATGATCATATAGTTTACACTCTTCATGGTGATGGAGAGTTGCAGGAAGGTCAGAACTGGGAAGCGATCATGTATGCTGCCGGAAATAAAGTGGACAACCTTATTTCTACAGTAGACCTCAACGGTCAGCAAATCGATGGTAGTACAGAGAAGGTACTTCCGCTAGGAAACCTTGGAGCTAAATTTGAAGCATTTGGCTGGGACGTGATGGAAATTGAAGATGGAAACAATCTTCAACAGGTGATCGACGGACTTAAAGAAGCTAAAAACAGAACTGGAAAAGGTAAGCCAGTCTGTATTTTAATGAACACGGTAATGGGTAATGGTGTCGATTTCATGATGCATACGCACGCATGGCATGGGAAAGCTCCAAACGACGAGCAGTTGGAAAAAGGACTTTCTCAGAACCCTGAAACCCTAGGTGATTACTAA
- a CDS encoding transketolase family protein: protein MKEYINKGSKDTRSGFGDGLTELGQSNENVVALCADLTGSLKMDDFKANHPERFFQVGIAEANMIGMAAGMTIGGKIPFTGTFANFSTGRVYDQIRQSVAYSGKNVKICASHAGVTLGEDGATHQILEDIGLMKMLPGMTVINTCDYNQTKAATKAIADYDGPVYLRFGRPKVANFTEDDQDFQIGKAVHLYEGTDVSIIATGHLVWEAIQAAVELNEKGISAEVINIHTIKPLDEEAVIASAKKTGCVVTAEEHNFLGGLGESVARTLASHHPTPQEFVATEDCFGESGTPAQLMEKYGLNSAAIVKAAEKAIKRK, encoded by the coding sequence ATGAAAGAATATATAAATAAAGGAAGTAAGGATACCAGATCTGGTTTTGGAGATGGCTTGACAGAACTTGGCCAATCTAACGAGAATGTGGTTGCGCTATGCGCCGATCTTACCGGATCTCTGAAAATGGACGACTTCAAAGCAAATCATCCTGAAAGATTTTTCCAGGTTGGTATTGCTGAAGCGAATATGATCGGGATGGCAGCAGGGATGACCATTGGTGGAAAAATTCCGTTTACAGGAACTTTCGCCAACTTCTCTACCGGTAGAGTTTACGACCAGATTCGACAAAGTGTTGCCTATTCTGGAAAGAATGTGAAGATCTGTGCGAGTCACGCCGGAGTTACTTTAGGAGAAGATGGTGCAACTCACCAGATCCTTGAAGATATTGGCTTGATGAAAATGCTACCTGGAATGACGGTAATCAACACCTGTGATTATAACCAGACCAAAGCTGCTACCAAGGCGATTGCAGATTACGATGGTCCTGTTTACCTGAGATTTGGCCGACCAAAGGTTGCTAATTTTACTGAAGATGATCAGGATTTCCAGATCGGGAAAGCGGTGCATCTATATGAAGGTACCGATGTTAGCATCATTGCAACTGGTCATCTAGTTTGGGAAGCCATTCAAGCGGCTGTGGAGCTGAATGAAAAAGGTATTAGTGCAGAGGTGATCAACATTCATACGATCAAACCACTTGATGAAGAGGCTGTGATTGCTTCAGCTAAGAAAACCGGATGTGTGGTTACTGCTGAAGAGCATAACTTCCTTGGCGGCCTTGGTGAAAGTGTTGCCAGAACTCTGGCTTCTCACCATCCTACACCTCAGGAATTCGTGGCGACTGAAGATTGCTTCGGGGAAAGCGGAACTCCTGCTCAGCTGATGGAAAAATATGGTTTGAACTCTGCTGCTATTGTAAAGGCTGCGGAAAAAGCTATTAAAAGAAAATAA
- a CDS encoding outer membrane beta-barrel protein has product MKKLMMFALMIGALNVSAQDASFGIKGGLNYGATGEYESISRLTDDFSDSFEDGENKTGFHAGFFGQFEILGIFLRPELVYTEMNTEYSQFDYKLQKLDAPVLLGINVLGPLNIKAGPTFQYILKNELENTNLSIGDVENEISVGYQLGAGLDLGRLGFDIRYEGAFQDNQALGGNLAADSGFTIDSRPSQWILSVAYSL; this is encoded by the coding sequence ATGAAAAAGTTAATGATGTTTGCACTAATGATTGGTGCGCTGAATGTTTCTGCACAGGATGCAAGTTTTGGGATCAAAGGTGGATTAAATTATGGTGCAACCGGAGAATACGAATCTATTAGCCGTCTAACCGATGATTTCAGCGATTCATTTGAAGATGGAGAAAACAAGACTGGATTTCATGCAGGATTTTTTGGACAGTTCGAAATACTGGGAATCTTTCTTCGCCCGGAATTGGTTTATACAGAAATGAACACCGAGTATTCACAATTTGATTATAAGCTTCAGAAGTTAGATGCTCCTGTACTTTTAGGAATTAATGTACTAGGACCTCTAAATATCAAAGCAGGTCCCACATTTCAATATATTCTGAAAAATGAACTGGAAAATACCAATTTGAGTATTGGTGATGTGGAAAATGAGATTAGCGTTGGCTATCAATTAGGAGCAGGTCTGGATCTAGGCAGGCTTGGTTTCGATATTCGATATGAAGGAGCTTTTCAGGATAACCAGGCGTTGGGTGGAAATCTTGCTGCCGATAGTGGTTTCACTATAGATTCAAGACCATCACAATGGATCCTGAGTGTAGCGTATTCGCTCTAG